A genomic segment from Limisphaerales bacterium encodes:
- a CDS encoding sulfatase-like hydrolase/transferase — MNRIILIFFLLLNAVVFSHVRAEETETGRKPNIVVFMTDDQGYGDLGCFGSDSLKTPNIDRLCRQGMKFTDFYVHQRCSPTRLALMTGSHAHRAGCTKVIYNKDRIGIHADEVTTPELLKTAGYATGMVGKWHLGEWDAFNPTRHGFDFFYGFMIDLDQGTGIYRNLKRVESIKRKTDGEYSPKLLDAAIGFIKENKERPFFLYYASPLPHTPWIPNERFKGTSKRGTYGDVIREVDWQVGELMKALDEQGVAEKTLFVFASDNGPVLGINGGDAGPYRDGKWTDFEGGIRVPCIMRWPGVIEPGSRNSQITAIIDLLPTFCAITGVDPPGDRVIDGRNILPYMKGEKVEKPIHESFIVPGSVIRHGHWKLLVRDLKPGGKSGREGKRPSTPAGSLFNLKADPGETRDLSADHPEIVADLRRRMDTAVRELKANSRPIGRLPSLPVPATKKNSKQRDRQ; from the coding sequence ATGAATCGAATCATATTGATATTTTTTCTCTTGCTTAATGCCGTCGTGTTTTCGCACGTTCGCGCAGAAGAGACTGAGACGGGACGAAAGCCGAACATCGTTGTCTTTATGACGGACGATCAGGGCTACGGCGATCTGGGTTGCTTTGGCTCCGATTCCCTCAAGACACCGAACATCGACCGACTGTGCCGGCAGGGCATGAAGTTCACCGATTTCTATGTGCATCAGCGTTGCTCGCCGACTCGTCTGGCATTGATGACCGGCTCGCACGCCCACCGCGCGGGTTGCACCAAAGTCATTTACAACAAAGACCGCATTGGAATTCACGCGGACGAAGTGACGACGCCGGAGCTACTGAAAACCGCTGGCTACGCAACGGGAATGGTGGGCAAGTGGCATCTCGGCGAATGGGACGCGTTTAATCCTACTCGTCACGGCTTCGACTTCTTTTACGGATTCATGATCGATCTCGATCAGGGCACGGGGATTTATCGGAACCTGAAACGAGTCGAATCGATCAAGCGGAAAACCGACGGGGAATATTCGCCGAAACTGCTCGACGCCGCGATTGGCTTCATTAAGGAGAACAAGGAACGCCCGTTCTTTCTCTACTACGCATCTCCGTTGCCGCACACGCCATGGATTCCGAACGAGCGATTCAAGGGGACTTCCAAACGCGGGACTTACGGTGACGTGATTCGCGAAGTCGACTGGCAGGTCGGTGAACTCATGAAAGCTCTCGACGAGCAGGGCGTCGCTGAGAAGACGCTGTTCGTCTTCGCGTCGGACAACGGCCCGGTGCTCGGTATTAACGGCGGCGATGCCGGCCCGTATCGCGACGGCAAATGGACGGACTTTGAGGGCGGCATTCGTGTGCCGTGTATCATGCGCTGGCCGGGGGTAATTGAGCCCGGTTCGCGGAACAGTCAGATCACCGCGATCATTGATCTGCTGCCGACGTTTTGTGCGATCACCGGAGTCGACCCGCCGGGCGACCGTGTCATCGACGGCCGAAACATTCTGCCGTACATGAAGGGCGAGAAAGTTGAGAAGCCGATTCACGAATCATTCATCGTGCCCGGCTCGGTGATTCGGCACGGGCACTGGAAGCTGCTTGTTCGAGACCTGAAGCCGGGCGGCAAGAGCGGTCGCGAGGGAAAACGTCCATCAACTCCCGCAGGATCACTTTTTAACCTGAAGGCCGACCCCGGCGAGACTCGCGACCTCTCAGCCGACCATCCCGAAATTGTTGCAGACCTGCGACGCCGGATGGACACTGCGGTCAGGGAACTCAAAGCCAACAGCCGACCGATTGGCAGACTCCCGAGTTTGCCAGTTCCAGCAACAAAGAAAAACAGTAAGCAAAGGGACAGACAGTAG
- a CDS encoding sialate O-acetylesterase, with translation MKLNVLLRGFVFLSLVNIALADVRLPNVLGSGMVLQHDLPVPVWGWADAGEKVTVTFGGQTKSTTTAENGKWMVKLAPLKASAEPTKLVVKGNNTVTLENILVGEVWICSGQSNMEWRISQSANAAAETKAANHSQIRLFNVPGHTVAPLPRDQGAGSWQVCQPNTASGFSAVGYYFGRRLHRELKVPVGLIGSNWGGTRIEPWTTQAGFASVPELENLAEQVKGYTATTRVGGGTPATIYNSMVHPLTPFAMRGGIWYQGESNGGEGLSYYHKKHALVNGWRQAFQNKDFAFYWVQLANFQRPNPDPEGGDGWAKIREAQTEALDISHTGMAIAIDLADAHNPGDIHPRNKQDVGGRLAQWALHQTYQRQDLVPAGPMYKRFKIEGDRIRLYFDNVGKGLMVGKKVKLEPTQEVKDGKLEHFAIAGKDQQWHWAEATIDGDTVVVHSPKVPNPAGVRYAFAMNPDKANLYNKDGLPAGPFRTERWLGAPQVLKWNPIGPAAPPNSTPGGGTTIEFENKSDKTVKVHWVPYGGGLRYYGTIKPGAKREQNTYVNATWVVTDDADQKLGYFRSTKKYGIAVIPKTK, from the coding sequence ATGAAACTGAATGTTCTTCTTCGTGGATTCGTATTTCTTTCGCTCGTCAATATTGCCCTTGCCGATGTCCGGCTGCCGAATGTGTTGGGCAGTGGGATGGTGTTGCAGCATGATTTGCCCGTGCCGGTGTGGGGCTGGGCGGATGCGGGAGAAAAGGTGACGGTCACGTTCGGTGGCCAGACAAAATCCACGACGACAGCGGAGAATGGCAAATGGATGGTCAAGCTCGCGCCGCTCAAGGCCAGTGCAGAGCCGACCAAGCTGGTGGTGAAGGGGAACAACACGGTGACGCTGGAGAACATCCTCGTGGGCGAGGTGTGGATTTGCTCCGGTCAATCGAACATGGAATGGCGCATCAGTCAGTCGGCCAATGCGGCGGCGGAAACCAAGGCGGCCAATCATTCGCAGATTCGGCTCTTCAATGTGCCGGGCCACACGGTGGCGCCGTTGCCGCGCGATCAGGGCGCGGGCAGTTGGCAGGTGTGCCAGCCGAACACGGCGTCCGGTTTCAGTGCGGTGGGGTATTATTTCGGGCGGCGGTTGCATCGCGAATTGAAAGTGCCCGTGGGTTTGATCGGCTCGAACTGGGGCGGCACGCGCATTGAGCCGTGGACGACGCAGGCGGGGTTCGCCTCGGTGCCCGAGTTGGAAAATCTCGCTGAACAAGTGAAGGGCTACACGGCCACCACGCGCGTGGGCGGCGGCACGCCGGCGACCATTTACAATTCCATGGTGCATCCACTCACGCCGTTTGCGATGCGCGGCGGCATTTGGTATCAGGGCGAATCCAATGGCGGCGAGGGGCTCAGTTATTATCACAAGAAACACGCGCTGGTGAACGGTTGGCGGCAGGCGTTTCAAAACAAAGACTTCGCGTTTTACTGGGTGCAGTTGGCAAACTTCCAGCGGCCGAATCCCGATCCGGAGGGCGGCGATGGTTGGGCAAAGATTCGCGAAGCGCAGACCGAGGCGCTCGATATTTCGCACACCGGCATGGCCATCGCCATCGATCTGGCCGATGCGCATAACCCCGGCGACATTCACCCGCGCAACAAACAGGACGTCGGCGGTCGGCTCGCGCAATGGGCGTTGCACCAGACGTACCAGCGCCAGGATCTCGTGCCCGCCGGGCCGATGTACAAACGCTTCAAGATCGAGGGCGACCGTATTCGCCTGTATTTTGATAACGTCGGCAAGGGCTTGATGGTCGGCAAGAAGGTCAAGCTCGAGCCCACGCAAGAGGTGAAGGACGGCAAGCTGGAGCATTTCGCCATCGCCGGCAAGGACCAGCAATGGCATTGGGCCGAGGCGACCATCGATGGCGACACGGTGGTGGTGCATTCGCCCAAGGTTCCGAATCCCGCCGGCGTGCGCTATGCCTTCGCCATGAACCCGGACAAGGCGAACCTGTACAATAAAGACGGGCTCCCGGCCGGACCCTTCCGCACTGAACGATGGTTGGGCGCACCGCAGGTGTTGAAATGGAATCCAATCGGCCCGGCCGCGCCGCCCAACTCCACGCCGGGCGGCGGCACGACGATTGAGTTTGAAAATAAATCCGACAAAACCGTGAAGGTGCACTGGGTACCCTACGGCGGCGGTCTGCGCTACTACGGCACCATCAAGCCCGGCGCCAAGCGCGAACAAAACACCTACGTGAATGCGACCTGGGTGGTGACGGATGATGCCGACCAGAAGCTCGGCTATTTCCGGTCGACCAAAAAATACGGCATCGCCGTGATTCCGAAGACGAAGTAA
- a CDS encoding DUF1592 domain-containing protein: protein MNMRIFTCIALMLLGTSTRAAKPLALVQAHCVKCHGQDGKVKGKVNLLPFKTMADLQARPVLLEDMIAVLEDREMPPEDEPAMRAADRQQLIEALRGLLSVAAKEQAFLATPMRRMNRFQYNNAVVDLLELDRDIFQMNERLLRRRSDYFNPASKKMPNEVRVSSRPLSKDIDNQRPEGFRGVSAFPQDKRAEHGFDNRADHLTMSPLLMESFLKLSQTIAESPDINAKECKSWNWLFAAPGQPARGAVRGRLEAEAAAQVQVAQPPKDPTGRQDMKGFGNQWSGDAQLFWRNGGADRELQVKWIATEAATGLRLGFTRAGDYGTFDIYLDGKKIGPTVNLYDTRVTRMEHQLTAAIAPGPHTLAFKCTGKDERSARFYFGLDQIDHTGLKAAPKPQLETSQAKAVRDRITKLLRRAFRQPAEPATVERFAKFAEQQLAAGATWESAMRQVVSAVLGMPDFLYIYESPNPGSKPAGRQRINDFELATRLAQFFWSSIPDDTLLELAETGKLSEPQVLNAQIDRMMNDKKVSRFLDNFPAQWLQLDRLVTSIPDPKQFPYFYYHGYRTSMHMMSEPLLLFETVLVENRSVMDLIAPDFTWESTMLKANYAGHNRGGRDVQVQIFKRVPVTDPRRGGLITSAAVLTMTSTPSRTQPITRGTWINAVIFNDPPEPPPADVPPLDESNEEDLAKLTIRERLAAHRKRADCAGCHNQIDPLGFALENFGPTGVWRDKYENGREVDVSNVLFNQHKFADFNEFKKLLVQQKPRFVRGFIAHLLSYALGRELGPADTPALEAMAAQAVTGEDQLRAILKAVALSEPFHHKNTLNAKP from the coding sequence ATGAACATGCGGATTTTTACGTGCATCGCCCTGATGCTGCTCGGGACATCGACCCGCGCAGCGAAGCCGTTGGCGTTGGTCCAGGCGCATTGTGTGAAATGCCATGGGCAGGACGGCAAGGTGAAGGGGAAAGTGAATCTGCTGCCGTTCAAGACGATGGCGGATTTGCAGGCGCGGCCGGTGTTGTTGGAGGACATGATCGCCGTGCTCGAAGATCGCGAGATGCCACCGGAAGACGAGCCGGCCATGCGGGCGGCGGATCGACAGCAACTGATCGAAGCCCTGCGCGGCCTATTAAGTGTGGCGGCGAAGGAGCAGGCGTTTTTGGCGACGCCGATGCGACGGATGAACCGGTTTCAGTACAACAACGCGGTGGTGGATTTGCTGGAGCTGGACCGCGATATTTTTCAGATGAACGAAAGGCTGTTGCGCCGCCGGAGCGATTACTTCAATCCGGCTTCTAAAAAGATGCCGAACGAGGTGCGCGTTTCGAGTCGGCCGCTCAGCAAGGATATCGACAACCAGCGGCCGGAAGGGTTTCGCGGCGTGTCGGCCTTTCCGCAGGACAAACGCGCGGAGCATGGGTTCGATAACCGCGCGGATCATTTGACGATGTCGCCGTTGTTGATGGAGTCGTTCCTCAAGCTCAGCCAAACCATCGCCGAGAGTCCGGACATCAACGCGAAGGAATGCAAAAGCTGGAACTGGCTCTTTGCTGCGCCGGGCCAACCGGCACGCGGAGCGGTGCGAGGTCGGCTGGAAGCGGAAGCGGCGGCCCAAGTGCAGGTGGCTCAACCGCCCAAGGATCCGACGGGCCGGCAGGACATGAAAGGTTTTGGCAATCAATGGAGTGGCGATGCGCAGTTGTTTTGGCGTAATGGAGGGGCGGACCGCGAGTTGCAGGTGAAATGGATCGCCACCGAAGCGGCCACCGGCTTGCGGCTCGGCTTCACGCGGGCGGGCGATTACGGCACGTTTGATATTTATCTGGATGGCAAAAAAATCGGGCCAACGGTGAACCTGTACGACACACGCGTAACGCGCATGGAGCATCAGCTAACCGCTGCCATCGCGCCGGGACCGCATACGCTCGCGTTTAAATGCACGGGCAAAGATGAGCGATCCGCGCGGTTCTATTTTGGTTTGGATCAAATCGACCACACCGGTCTGAAGGCGGCGCCCAAGCCGCAGTTGGAAACATCACAAGCCAAAGCCGTGCGGGATCGCATCACCAAGCTGCTGCGGCGGGCCTTCCGTCAACCAGCCGAACCGGCCACGGTGGAGCGCTTTGCGAAATTTGCCGAACAACAACTGGCCGCCGGCGCGACGTGGGAATCAGCCATGCGGCAGGTGGTCAGCGCGGTGCTGGGCATGCCGGATTTTCTGTACATCTACGAGAGCCCGAATCCCGGCAGCAAACCGGCCGGCCGACAGCGCATCAATGATTTCGAGTTGGCCACGCGGTTGGCGCAGTTTTTCTGGAGCAGCATTCCGGATGACACGTTGCTGGAGCTGGCCGAGACCGGCAAGCTGAGCGAGCCGCAGGTGCTCAATGCCCAGATCGACCGGATGATGAACGACAAAAAGGTCAGCCGGTTTCTCGATAATTTCCCCGCCCAATGGCTACAGCTCGACCGGTTGGTGACCTCCATTCCGGACCCGAAACAGTTCCCGTATTTTTACTACCACGGCTACCGCACCAGCATGCACATGATGAGCGAGCCACTGCTGCTGTTCGAAACCGTGCTAGTCGAGAACCGTTCGGTCATGGACCTGATCGCTCCGGATTTCACCTGGGAGAGCACCATGCTGAAAGCCAACTACGCCGGCCACAATCGCGGCGGGCGCGATGTGCAGGTGCAGATATTCAAACGCGTGCCGGTCACCGATCCGCGCCGCGGCGGGTTGATCACCAGCGCGGCAGTGCTCACGATGACCTCCACGCCCTCACGCACGCAGCCGATCACCCGCGGCACATGGATCAACGCCGTGATTTTCAATGACCCGCCCGAACCGCCGCCGGCCGATGTGCCGCCGCTTGATGAATCGAACGAGGAAGATCTCGCCAAGCTCACCATCCGCGAACGCCTCGCGGCCCATCGTAAGCGCGCGGATTGCGCCGGGTGCCATAACCAGATCGACCCGCTCGGGTTCGCGCTGGAAAACTTCGGCCCCACCGGCGTGTGGCGCGACAAGTATGAGAACGGTCGCGAGGTGGATGTCAGCAACGTGCTCTTTAATCAGCACAAGTTTGCCGACTTCAACGAATTTAAAAAACTGCTCGTACAACAAAAACCGCGGTTTGTGCGCGGCTTCATCGCGCATCTGCTGAGCTATGCGCTCGGCCGCGAGCTGGGCCCGGCCGATACGCCGGCGCTGGAGGCCATGGCCGCCCAAGCCGTGACCGGCGAGGATCAACTCCGCGCCATCCTCAAGGCCGTAGCCCTGAGCGAACCCTTTCATCACAAGAACACGTTAAACGCAAAACCATGA
- a CDS encoding sulfatase produces the protein MRFTLVLSIFASAIISLSTHSACAAPPPDKPMNVLLLIVDDLNTWLLEDPKRYAGKVVAPNIQRLAKQGVLFHNAYTASPVCSPSRTAFLSGVAPWKSGVSRNGVKVGDSKVLHGLPSLFRTFQDEGYWIAKFGKVSHGYDTGVQYEASMNHKRTPPPPGAPLNGIARSASGKLTERDWGATHLDEDQMSDKRLADAAIEAIQREHDKPFFISCGLFHPHYPWYVPQKYLDMYPLGEIKMPPIKADDLSDIPTYGQQFVNLGWDEKIQDKGLVREAIRGYLASVTFSDAHMGRVIKALDESPHRDNTIVVLISDHGFHLGEKQQWTKGTLWEEATDSVMMWRVPGVTQPDQICTRPVSLLDIYPTLVDLNRIEKPIHLDGHSLLPLLKDVQAPRPQPAITVYDGHMSVRTQSARFIRYWDGATELYDRSRDPHEWRNQTNNPQFAALKTKLAGLLPPKEEVVEPLPSRQAGAVNSTPKTLKPKREKKKPSRNEGSNSK, from the coding sequence ATGCGTTTCACACTCGTATTATCAATCTTCGCCAGCGCGATCATATCGCTATCTACGCATTCGGCCTGCGCAGCGCCGCCGCCGGACAAGCCGATGAACGTGCTGTTGCTGATCGTCGACGATCTCAATACTTGGTTGCTCGAAGATCCAAAGCGTTACGCGGGCAAGGTCGTCGCGCCGAACATTCAGCGGTTGGCGAAACAGGGCGTGCTGTTTCACAATGCTTACACGGCCAGTCCGGTTTGCTCGCCTTCCCGAACGGCGTTCCTTTCCGGGGTCGCGCCTTGGAAATCCGGCGTGTCCCGTAACGGAGTTAAGGTCGGCGACAGCAAAGTGCTGCATGGTCTTCCGTCCTTGTTCAGGACGTTTCAGGATGAGGGCTACTGGATCGCCAAGTTTGGCAAGGTATCGCACGGATACGACACCGGCGTGCAGTACGAAGCGTCAATGAACCACAAGCGAACTCCGCCGCCGCCGGGCGCTCCGCTCAACGGCATCGCTCGCAGCGCAAGCGGAAAGCTCACCGAGCGCGACTGGGGGGCGACGCATCTCGACGAAGACCAGATGAGCGACAAGCGATTGGCTGACGCCGCCATCGAAGCGATCCAGCGAGAGCACGACAAACCGTTCTTCATCTCATGCGGTCTCTTCCATCCGCATTATCCGTGGTACGTCCCTCAAAAATACCTCGATATGTATCCGCTTGGTGAGATCAAGATGCCGCCAATCAAGGCAGACGACCTGAGCGACATTCCCACCTATGGCCAGCAGTTCGTCAACCTCGGCTGGGATGAGAAGATTCAGGACAAGGGACTCGTGCGCGAGGCAATCCGAGGGTATCTGGCAAGCGTCACGTTTTCCGACGCTCACATGGGGCGAGTCATCAAGGCGCTCGATGAAAGCCCGCACCGGGACAACACCATCGTCGTGCTAATCAGCGACCACGGTTTTCATCTCGGCGAGAAACAGCAATGGACGAAGGGGACGCTGTGGGAAGAAGCCACGGACAGCGTGATGATGTGGCGCGTGCCGGGAGTGACTCAGCCGGATCAAATCTGCACGCGGCCGGTTTCGTTGCTCGATATCTACCCGACGCTCGTGGATCTGAACCGCATCGAAAAACCAATCCACCTGGACGGCCACTCGCTGCTGCCTTTGTTGAAAGATGTACAAGCTCCGCGGCCTCAACCAGCCATCACGGTCTATGACGGTCACATGTCCGTTCGCACTCAATCCGCTCGGTTCATCCGCTACTGGGACGGTGCGACGGAACTGTATGACCGCAGCAGGGATCCTCACGAATGGAGGAATCAGACGAACAACCCACAATTCGCCGCGCTGAAAACGAAACTCGCGGGCCTGCTTCCCCCGAAAGAAGAGGTTGTCGAACCGCTGCCGAGCCGGCAGGCGGGGGCAGTCAATTCAACGCCCAAAACGCTAAAGCCTAAACGCGAAAAAAAGAAGCCCAGTCGCAATGAAGGCTCGAATTCAAAATGA
- a CDS encoding DUF1552 domain-containing protein: MPPTSRRQFLTCTGGAMLGLPWLESLAHANGEKNARPAKRMAFYYLPNGITRRGFFPGEGDRALPKFAGQNNVWRFEGKTVPIGTHPLTFTPTLAPLNTMRKKISLITGLDRTFQHGTDSHAQCASCFLTSVAPFEVKGSAYPLARTLDHIVADHIGQATPYSTLELSCNDHKNNIESIYFDNMSWYATGHVAPSMRNPRKIYDRLFGTQAHTQSRNITDLALENARALQRRLSTGDRGKFEEYFEAVRTIETRMDKIENMKTQLAAARVKRPAEHLPRNEYIHLMGDLLVTALQAGLTRVGTLMVGPERWTTATNWEGILDKPYSHHAMTHSIARHVEQLLKLDQFHVLAFTRLLKRMDKIEEANGTSLLDNTIFTLGAGMGDGTTHQYNDLPIVVAGGTATGLRQSQHINCQRGTPLANLWLTHLHALGINQKRYADSTGKIADLQA; encoded by the coding sequence ATTCCTCCCACTTCCCGACGCCAATTTCTCACCTGCACCGGCGGCGCCATGCTCGGTCTGCCGTGGCTGGAGAGCCTCGCACATGCCAATGGCGAAAAGAACGCCCGCCCCGCCAAACGCATGGCGTTTTATTACCTGCCCAACGGCATCACGCGCCGCGGGTTTTTCCCAGGCGAAGGCGACCGCGCGCTGCCAAAGTTTGCAGGGCAAAACAACGTGTGGCGGTTCGAGGGCAAGACCGTGCCGATTGGCACCCATCCGCTCACCTTCACCCCGACGCTCGCGCCGCTCAACACGATGCGCAAAAAGATTTCGCTGATCACCGGGCTCGACCGCACCTTTCAGCACGGCACCGATTCGCACGCGCAATGTGCCTCCTGCTTCCTCACCAGCGTGGCGCCGTTTGAGGTGAAAGGCTCGGCGTATCCGCTGGCCCGCACGCTGGACCACATCGTCGCCGATCACATCGGCCAAGCCACGCCCTACTCCACGCTGGAGTTGAGCTGCAACGATCACAAGAACAACATCGAATCGATCTATTTCGACAACATGTCGTGGTACGCCACCGGCCACGTGGCGCCGTCCATGCGTAATCCGCGCAAGATTTATGACCGCCTCTTCGGCACGCAGGCCCACACGCAATCGCGCAACATCACCGATCTTGCACTGGAAAATGCCCGTGCCCTGCAGCGCCGCCTCAGCACCGGCGATCGCGGCAAGTTCGAGGAATATTTCGAAGCCGTGCGCACCATTGAGACGCGCATGGATAAAATCGAAAACATGAAGACCCAGCTCGCCGCCGCGAGGGTCAAGCGGCCCGCTGAGCATCTACCGCGCAATGAGTACATTCACCTCATGGGCGACCTGCTCGTCACCGCGCTGCAAGCCGGCCTCACCCGAGTGGGCACCCTCATGGTTGGTCCCGAGCGCTGGACCACCGCCACGAACTGGGAAGGCATCCTCGACAAACCGTACAGCCACCACGCCATGACTCACTCTATCGCCCGTCATGTGGAGCAGCTGCTGAAGCTCGATCAGTTTCATGTGCTGGCCTTCACGCGATTGCTCAAGCGGATGGACAAAATTGAGGAAGCCAACGGCACCTCGTTGCTGGACAACACCATCTTCACTCTGGGTGCCGGCATGGGCGACGGCACCACGCACCAGTACAATGATCTGCCCATCGTCGTCGCCGGCGGCACCGCCACGGGCCTTCGGCAAAGCCAACACATCAACTGCCAACGCGGCACTCCTTTAGCCAATCTCTGGCTCACCCACCTCCACGCCCTCGGTATCAACCAGAAAAGATACGCCGACAGCACTGGCAAGATCGCGGATCTTCAGGCCTAA
- a CDS encoding PQQ-binding-like beta-propeller repeat protein codes for MNHFFAFLLTTAHLSAASLPWPQFRGPDGQGHSSAKNIPIEWSESKNVTWKMPVPGEGWSSPVIGAGQIWMTSSHAGGKSLHAVCLDLKTGKLLHDVKVLTTTDPGPKHRFNGFASPTPVLDGERVYVHFGPRGTVCLDTGGKVLWKKTDLKYNVIQGAASSPILYEDLLILTCDGIDHQFITALDKRTGKVKWHQSRAHLEASAKETHPGRRKINKMAYSTPLVQSIGGKPQMIVSGAFHSAAFDPATGKELWWFPYHGFSIVGRPSYGNDLFYVVGSIRQDHFSIFAVKPGQGELNERQRVWQFSTGIGHVPSPLLVGKEIFAVHDGSVAGCLDALTGKELWRERLGGNHDASPTEINGKLYFVNREGQTTVLAAGRNFNVLAKNKLDGIFKATPAVADGALFLRSGTHLYRIEQR; via the coding sequence ATGAATCACTTTTTTGCTTTTCTCCTTACGACCGCTCACCTCTCCGCTGCCTCCCTTCCTTGGCCGCAGTTCCGCGGACCGGATGGGCAGGGGCATTCGTCCGCGAAAAATATTCCGATCGAATGGAGTGAATCCAAGAACGTGACTTGGAAGATGCCGGTACCGGGCGAGGGTTGGTCGTCGCCGGTGATTGGTGCGGGACAGATTTGGATGACCAGTTCGCACGCGGGCGGCAAGTCGCTGCATGCCGTTTGTCTTGACCTCAAAACGGGCAAGCTGCTGCACGATGTGAAGGTGTTAACCACCACGGATCCCGGGCCCAAGCATCGATTCAACGGCTTCGCCTCACCCACGCCGGTGCTCGATGGCGAACGGGTTTATGTGCATTTCGGCCCGCGCGGCACAGTCTGTCTCGATACCGGGGGCAAGGTGCTTTGGAAGAAGACGGACCTCAAATACAACGTCATTCAGGGCGCGGCCAGTTCGCCAATCTTGTACGAGGATTTATTGATTCTCACCTGTGACGGCATTGATCATCAATTCATTACCGCGCTCGACAAGCGCACCGGCAAGGTGAAGTGGCACCAATCCCGCGCGCACCTGGAGGCCTCGGCCAAGGAAACGCATCCGGGACGGCGGAAGATCAACAAGATGGCGTACTCTACGCCGCTGGTGCAGTCCATCGGCGGCAAACCGCAGATGATTGTGTCCGGCGCGTTTCATTCCGCGGCCTTTGATCCGGCCACCGGCAAGGAACTGTGGTGGTTTCCTTACCACGGCTTCTCCATCGTCGGCCGACCTTCGTACGGCAACGATCTGTTTTATGTCGTCGGCTCCATTCGGCAGGATCACTTTAGCATCTTTGCTGTGAAACCCGGTCAGGGCGAGCTCAACGAACGCCAACGCGTGTGGCAGTTCTCCACCGGCATCGGCCACGTGCCGTCACCGCTCTTGGTCGGTAAGGAAATCTTTGCCGTGCACGATGGTAGCGTGGCGGGCTGCCTTGATGCACTCACTGGCAAGGAGCTCTGGCGCGAACGGCTCGGCGGTAATCACGACGCGTCCCCCACGGAAATCAACGGCAAGCTCTACTTCGTCAATCGCGAGGGCCAAACCACCGTCCTCGCCGCCGGCCGCAATTTCAATGTGCTGGCCAAGAACAAGCTCGACGGCATTTTCAAGGCCACCCCGGCCGTGGCCGATGGCGCGCTCTTTCTGCGTAGCGGCACGCATCTCTACCGGATCGAACAGCGCTAA
- a CDS encoding PmoA family protein, translating into MKPFPIAILMLSVAFSITSQDARGGELRLTETADTIRITLRGKPVLQYIKKAQPVPDGLPKYFRRSGYIHPVYTPTGQELTGDYPADHAHQHALFFAWTKSGYNGRNVDFWNQAKDLGRIEFREVMDLKREEQWVAFSVKHAFKVKTGEKWVDVLHEVWTVTVHQTPADHFLFDIASVQQCVTDKPLSLAKYHYGGMAIRGNYQWLKEKEDHSIKPGDVQYLTSEGKDRWKGNHTRPNWVAFSGKIDGQEVSAAVFCSPKNFRAPQHVRIHPNKPYFCFAPMVEGPFKIAPGKKYVSRYRYLVTSKAVNSKIINEHWRRYAKGGE; encoded by the coding sequence ATGAAGCCATTCCCAATCGCCATTCTCATGCTGTCCGTTGCGTTCAGCATCACCTCACAGGATGCCCGCGGCGGTGAGCTGCGTCTGACGGAGACCGCCGACACAATTCGCATCACCCTGCGAGGAAAACCGGTTCTCCAGTACATTAAAAAAGCGCAACCCGTTCCTGATGGACTGCCAAAATACTTTCGCCGAAGCGGTTACATTCATCCCGTCTACACGCCGACGGGACAGGAACTCACCGGCGATTATCCCGCGGATCATGCCCATCAGCACGCGTTGTTTTTTGCTTGGACGAAGAGCGGCTACAACGGTCGGAACGTCGACTTCTGGAATCAGGCGAAGGATCTCGGGAGAATCGAATTTCGTGAGGTGATGGACTTGAAGCGAGAGGAGCAATGGGTCGCCTTCAGCGTCAAACACGCGTTCAAAGTGAAGACCGGTGAAAAGTGGGTCGATGTGCTCCACGAGGTCTGGACTGTCACCGTCCACCAAACCCCGGCTGACCACTTTCTCTTCGACATCGCCAGCGTCCAGCAATGCGTCACAGACAAACCCTTGAGCCTCGCCAAATACCACTACGGCGGCATGGCGATCCGCGGCAACTATCAGTGGTTAAAGGAAAAGGAAGATCACAGCATCAAGCCGGGCGATGTGCAGTACCTTACAAGCGAAGGCAAAGACCGCTGGAAAGGCAATCACACTCGCCCCAACTGGGTCGCCTTCTCCGGGAAGATCGACGGCCAGGAGGTGTCGGCCGCCGTCTTTTGCAGTCCGAAAAACTTCCGTGCGCCACAACATGTGCGCATCCATCCGAACAAACCCTACTTCTGCTTCGCTCCCATGGTGGAAGGCCCGTTCAAGATCGCTCCGGGTAAGAAATACGTTTCACGCTATCGCTATCTGGTGACGTCCAAAGCGGTCAACTCAAAGATCATCAACGAACACTGGCGGCGATATGCCAAGGGCGGTGAGTAA